TCTTGGCAATGTTTGGCTTCGTGTTGAGAACATTCATCTGCGCAGGTGTCACATATCTTTGCACAATATCTTACTAAATCATCTACGTCTTTAAAACCGGTTGCCAGTAATTGGTTAAGCGTACTGCAAACTTCTGCACAAACCCTATCGGTTCGGATGCAATTTACCATCATTTTTACATTTTCTTCGTCTAAACAGGCATCTGCACAATAATTACAGTGATTGATACAATTGCCCAAGGCGTGAATAAGTTTTTCGTTTTTCATAATTTAAATTTTTATAAAATCAATTTACTAAATTCACTCAATCTTAGCTATTAAGAAAATTATAAAATCATGATAAAATTATTCACCGTCCTGCTTATGATCATCAATTACCTGTTGGTCGCGATATCTGCAGCAAGGATCTATTTGTTCATAAACTTCATCTTTTGCTTTTATATCTTGGGTATCGTGACCACTGTCGGCAATACTTTGCTGGATTTTGGTCAAATCAGTCTTTCCCTCATTATAAATCAAATTCAACTGATGGGTTTGAACATCCCAAGTAGCGGACTTCACTCCTTTTGCTTGAATGGAGGCTTTTTCAATTCGCTCCTTGCACATTCCACAAACACCATCCACTTCAATGGTGGCTTTGGCATTTTTGTTTTGGGAAAAACCGGAAACTCCGACTACTAACATTCCTAAAATTAAAATTACATTTTTCATACATTACATTTTAATAGTTGATTTTCATTTTTTAATTAAGTCTAAATCTTAAACCCGCATAGTACGAACTGCCAAAAATGGGCCCGTACACATAGGTTGTGTCAAAAGTTGTTCCAAAAGGATTATCGCTTCCCACAATGGGGTTTGATTGTGTAACATTCGTGATATTTTCACCACCCACATAAATTTCAAAATTAGCAGAAAAAACTTTAGTAATCTGTGCATTCACCGTGGAAACCGATGGCGAAAATTCTGAAAGCCCAATGGTATTCAAATAGGTTTCGGTTGAAGCAAAGCGCTGCTCACCTAAATAGTTGAAGGTAGCATCAAACTTCCAATTTCCTCCTTTTGCAGTTTGATTTGTTTCGTAGGAAGCATTTGCAAAAAACCGATGGTTCGGCGTTAACGGCGTTTGTTTCTTTCCGCTTAAATAAGTGGTCTCAACATCATAATATTTGTACGCCAAGCGCATATCAAAATGCTCAAAAGGATTATAGTTGAATTCTGCCTGAAAATTATTTGAAAAACTTTCTCCTTCTAAATTATAAAAATTCACTTCGGAAGGGTTTTCCATATCCACCACAATTTGGTTTACAAAATCTGTTCTATAAAAATCAAAAGTAACATCCGCTTTTCTGTTGAAAAGATTAAAACCTTGCATATACGAAACTCCGTAGTTCCAAGCAATTTCTGGGTCCAGCCCATAAATTTCCCCACCGTTGCCCAAAATATTCAAGCTGCGCGAAGTGGCAAAAATCTGTTGGTTTTCGGTGAAAATATTCGCACTTCGTTTTCCCCTTCCCGCAGAAATTCTAAATGCAGATTTATCCCACGGCGAGTATCGCAAATGGAATCGTGGCGTCAAGAAAGTCCCCAATCTATTGTGAACATCCGCCCGAATTCCGGCACTAAAATTAAGATCTCCCAAATTGTCAAAATTATATTCAAAAAAGGCTCCAACTGAATTTTCAACCCGATTGAAATTTTCGGTCAAAACCAATTCGTCATACCCATCATAAGTCGCGCTCAAACCAGTTTTTATCTTGTGGCGCGAATCGCTTATTATAGAGTTATAAAGCAAATTAGCATACAAGCTATTGTGCTGAATGTTATAATTGTTAAGCCCAAAATAAGATTCTTGGTCGTGATGGCTGTATGCAAGCTGCAAGCCGCCTGTACGCCAAGGAATTTCCGGGTTTACAAAACCGAATTTTCCAGAAACGTCAAACCGCTGGGTTTTTATTTCACTTCCCCAAGCGTTGGTTGTTCCGCGATCATTATCGGGATTAAAAAATGTTTGGCCAGTCTGTTTTTCATCATTCAAATACCTAAAATTGATAAACCCAACATAGCCGTTTTCTGTGTCTGTATATTGCCAGCGGTTCATTACATTCACTTGTTGCATCAATGGCGCATCGAGAAAAGAATCATCATTTTTATCAAATTCCGTTTCGCGCATATTTCCGTGAATATATAAACCTGTACTCCAACGCTCACTTAGCTTGGTGTTTAAATGAGTATTTAACTCGAAACGGCCATTGCCCGCTCCATAAGCGTTCACAAAAAGTTTATCGTCCATCATGGGTTTTTGAAGTTCGGCATTTATTTGTCCGGCAATACTTTCATAACCATTAACTACACTTCCAGCACCTTTGGTAATTTGAATGCTTTCCACCCACGTTCCAGGAATAAAACTCAGTCCATAAGCCTGCGAAGCCCCTCGAATGCTCGGCACGTTTTCGGTAGTAATCAAAATATACGGACTGGTAAGCCCAAGCATTTTAATTTGGCGCGTTCCCGAAATGGCATCGGCAAAATTCACGTCTATGGAAGGATTGGTTTCAAAACTTTCCGCCAAATTACAGCAAGCAGCCTTCAAAAGCTCGGCGCTGCTTACGTTCAATACATTCGTGGCTTGAATGAAAGACCGCGAAGTAGCTTTCTGCCGGGCGGTAACGGTAACCTCATCCAGATTGGCGGTGGAAGTAAGTGAATGTGTTATCTTTTTAGGCGCATTAACTGAAAGGGTATCGGTTTTATAACCCACAAAACTGATGACCAATTTTTTGTATTCTGGTTTATAATTTAATTCAAAATTACCATCAAAATCGGTAACGGTTCCCACTTGGGTATTCAGCCAATAAACATTTGCCCCACTAAGCGGAATTTCTTTGTTATCGATATTTTCAGTAATGGTTCCCGTTATTTTTTCTTGTGAAAAAACGCAGAATGGAAGTATAAAAAATAAGTATAATAGATTTTTCATTTTTTTAAATTTTTGCACCACGCAACCGCAAGGCGTTGGTTATAACTGAAACTGAGCTGAAACTCATAGCCAGCGCAGCAATCATTGGTGATAATAATATTCCAAAAACTGGATAGAGCACTCCGGCGGCAATCGGGACGCCGAGTGTATTGTAAATTAAAGCGAAAAAGAGGTTTTGCTGAATGTTTTGCATCACTTTTTCACTTAAATGAAACGCTTTTACTATGCCGTGCAGATCGCCTTTTACCAAGGTAATTCCAGCACTTTCAATGGCAACATCGGTTCCGGTTCCCATTGCAATGCCTACATCACTTTTTGCCAAAGCAGGCGCATCGTTTATACCATCGCCGGCCATTGCAACTTTTTTTCCTTCGGCGTGCAATTTTTCAACTACCTCCAGTTTGTCCTGCGGAAGCATTTCAGCTTTAAAATCGGCGAGATTTAATTCAGCGGCTACGGCTTTTGCGGTGTCGTGGTTATCGCCCGTCAGCATAATAACTTCAATTCCTTTTTGCTGAAGTTCATTTATTGCTTTTTTGCTGGTTTCCTTTATTTTATCGGCAATCACAACGTAGCCCCCTACTTTTCCATCAACGGAAAGCATCGGCACCGTTTTGCCTTTTTTCTGTTCTTCGGAAATTTCTTTTTGAAGTGCTTCGGAAATATCCGCGCCCGCTTCCTGCATCATCTTTTCGTTCCCCAGTGCAACTTTTTTTCCATTGATATTTCCCGTAACCCCTTTTCCGGTAACGGAATTGAAATCGGTAGTTTTTAACCCCGAAGCTTCGGGGTCGGAATTTTTCTCCATTCCATATCTTACGGTGGCATCAGCTAAAGGATGTTCGCTGTTTTGATTGAGCGAAACGATATATTGCAGCACTTCCTCTTCCGAAAAATCTTCCGAACAACC
The Aequorivita iocasae genome window above contains:
- a CDS encoding four-helix bundle copper-binding protein produces the protein MKNEKLIHALGNCINHCNYCADACLDEENVKMMVNCIRTDRVCAEVCSTLNQLLATGFKDVDDLVRYCAKICDTCADECSQHEAKHCQDCAEACRKCAEECRNYLA
- a CDS encoding heavy-metal-associated domain-containing protein; protein product: MKNVILILGMLVVGVSGFSQNKNAKATIEVDGVCGMCKERIEKASIQAKGVKSATWDVQTHQLNLIYNEGKTDLTKIQQSIADSGHDTQDIKAKDEVYEQIDPCCRYRDQQVIDDHKQDGE
- a CDS encoding TonB-dependent receptor; this encodes MKNLLYLFFILPFCVFSQEKITGTITENIDNKEIPLSGANVYWLNTQVGTVTDFDGNFELNYKPEYKKLVISFVGYKTDTLSVNAPKKITHSLTSTANLDEVTVTARQKATSRSFIQATNVLNVSSAELLKAACCNLAESFETNPSIDVNFADAISGTRQIKMLGLTSPYILITTENVPSIRGASQAYGLSFIPGTWVESIQITKGAGSVVNGYESIAGQINAELQKPMMDDKLFVNAYGAGNGRFELNTHLNTKLSERWSTGLYIHGNMRETEFDKNDDSFLDAPLMQQVNVMNRWQYTDTENGYVGFINFRYLNDEKQTGQTFFNPDNDRGTTNAWGSEIKTQRFDVSGKFGFVNPEIPWRTGGLQLAYSHHDQESYFGLNNYNIQHNSLYANLLYNSIISDSRHKIKTGLSATYDGYDELVLTENFNRVENSVGAFFEYNFDNLGDLNFSAGIRADVHNRLGTFLTPRFHLRYSPWDKSAFRISAGRGKRSANIFTENQQIFATSRSLNILGNGGEIYGLDPEIAWNYGVSYMQGFNLFNRKADVTFDFYRTDFVNQIVVDMENPSEVNFYNLEGESFSNNFQAEFNYNPFEHFDMRLAYKYYDVETTYLSGKKQTPLTPNHRFFANASYETNQTAKGGNWKFDATFNYLGEQRFASTETYLNTIGLSEFSPSVSTVNAQITKVFSANFEIYVGGENITNVTQSNPIVGSDNPFGTTFDTTYVYGPIFGSSYYAGLRFRLN